In one window of bacterium DNA:
- the hpt gene encoding hypoxanthine phosphoribosyltransferase, which translates to MSVKIPPHFKLLFSAEQIEKRVSELASEISAAYEGKELHIICVLKGATMFHADLTRKLTVPVTYDFLSVSSYKGTESSGVVKLVKDLDEDIESRHVLVLEDIIDTGLTLNYIERNLQTRKVASLATASFLDRPDRRKVELKLDYVGFVIPDCYVVGYGLDCEHKYRQFKDIYAIN; encoded by the coding sequence ATGAGCGTTAAGATACCCCCGCATTTCAAACTGCTTTTTTCCGCCGAACAAATAGAGAAGCGCGTAAGCGAGCTTGCGTCGGAAATCAGCGCCGCCTACGAGGGAAAGGAGCTTCATATCATCTGCGTCCTCAAGGGCGCGACGATGTTCCACGCCGACCTGACGCGCAAGCTGACTGTGCCCGTGACGTACGATTTCCTTTCGGTGTCCAGCTATAAGGGAACCGAGTCCAGCGGCGTCGTGAAGCTGGTGAAAGACCTGGACGAAGACATCGAAAGTAGACATGTCCTCGTTCTTGAGGATATAATAGACACCGGGCTGACGCTCAACTATATAGAGCGCAACCTTCAAACCCGCAAGGTGGCAAGCCTTGCGACCGCAAGCTTCCTTGACAGACCCGACAGGCGGAAGGTCGAACTTAAGCTCGATTATGTCGGTTTCGTGATCCCCGATTGTTACGTTGTCGGCTACGGGCTTGATTGTGAGCATAAATACCGCCAGTTCAAGGATATTTACGCGATCAACTAG